The genomic window tgggtgattcgccgtgacggagtgtcgaagaatcaacccgtagagagcacttgatccttgcgcggatcaagggggagctacacccttgcgcgggtgctccaacgaggactagtggggagtggcgactctccgatacctcggcaaaacatcgccgcgttcctttctctctctacttactttgagcacttactttgagtatttactttgagcaattcaatacttgttttacatccatagaattgcttgctagagtaagtttagaacataggttgagaggttgttgtgcattagtttgatataaacacttttctaggcacaaggggtaaattgggctatccataggatttgattattgcaagagaatttagaattagcccaattcacccccctcttgggcatcttgatcctttcaagggggagcaacaacagcctcaaacagaagatgtgccaaatgtggaggcccttaGAAGGTCTGAAAGAGTTAGTacatcagctattcctgctgattatgaagtgtacaacactaagaaatttcaaatggaggatgatcccacctcatttgaataagccatgaaaagtaatcattcatcaaagtggcttgaggccatggaagatgaaataaaatcaatgaatgccaatatagTTTGGGAcctagaaataattcctaaaagagccaaaacagtaggctgtaaatgggtctacaaaacaaaacttgactctcaaggaaatatagagacatataaagcgtgacttgtggcaaaaggctttatacaaagagaagggattgattacaatgagatcttttctctagtctcatgtaaagtttcctttagaattataatggcattagtggcacattacgattgagaATCACAATGCAGAACAACGTAACGTCACGTCAGGTCACGTGTGTACCCAtgcgtttgaatttgaatttgaattgatTGACCGAATGTTACTCTTGCATATTATATACACATCCTACTGTGTGTTGTATCTCGCAGACCGCAGACCAGAGACCAAAGCATGGCAATGCATGTTGTTCCAACTGCATATATCCATTATTATATTCACCATATTCGcgtgttggtttcagtcagattTATTcaatcagccaacagtgtttttttctcacaacaaaccaacaccagACAATCCaaaccagcctagaaaccaaccagtaaACACGCCAATTGTCTCAGTGCCTGAAAGATGAACTGCTTGAATTTATTTTGAAAGCTTGCGTACGTGCATATGGCTTATTTTCAAAGCTTAAGTACAGACAATGCAGACGTGCACTCGATGGGACATTATATTAAGCCGCCCCTGGAACGTCACAGGAAGAGATAGATAATGGagggcaatatatatatatataattaagcTCTGCACTGCACCATCACTCTTATGGCAAACCTCCCTTATATATGCTTGGTGTGCCACTGCCATCACGCTTATATAtgtacacacacacaaaaaaaaaaaacttgacaaTGCTATTTGTTTTTCAATGAAATTAATTTGATCCTGGATCTAAGAATATTCATCAGTGAGCAGTGAGCACTAGATAGGCCTCTCTCATGGATACGCCTCTTAACcagtagtagagtagtagctATTAGCAGGCCCAGGTGCCGGCCCCGGAGACGACGGAGAAGCGGCGGCTGCAAAATCCGGTGCCGGGGCAGGAGACGGTGAAGAAGCCGATGCGGGTGCCGGAGCAGAAGACGGCTTGCAGTAGGCGATGCTGTCGCGGCCACACTGGAGGCGGCCGTTGGCGACGTCGGTGGCCaggggagcgccgccgccgttgctcctctgtgcatttcatcatatcattCAGGCACGCGCGCGTGGTCAatgtatacatatacatatacatataccaaTCAACATACAGTACCATGTAAAAATCGACGGCGATGTAGTTGGCCCATCGGTTGGCGGATGCCTGGTAGCAGGCGTTGAGCCTGCTGATGAGCGGCGCGGAGTTGTTGCTGCAGGCCCAGCTCTGGCTCGGGTTGCTGGTGAAGAAGTTGAGCAGCACCAGTGACTGGGCCTTGGAGTCCATGGGCCGAGACTCGGACCGCTTCGGGCACCCGCCATCCGACATGCCCTCGCTCCCATCTGCTTGTTGGAGGATCGTATGCATGCATGGAGATGCAGTCCCAACAAGTGATTCCCAAATCTAaacaagacgacgacgacgactgatATACGTACATTGGGTTTCCACGACGTAGTCCCACTCGTACGCGAGGCCCTCCGTCCCCTGCTTCCCTTTCTTGGACGTGAACACGATGAGTCGGTGGTTGTCGGCGATCATGTCCTTGAGCAGCGGCCAGTCACCACCGCCGCCCTTGCTGGGGCTGGGCATCAGGGACTCGGGGAACCAGTACTTGGACAGTCCGGCGGCGTTGAAGGCGTTGCTGAGGGACCCCGGCGCGGCGTAGTCCTCCAGAAACACGGTGACCACCTCGGACGGGTTGGCCTCGAGGAACACCCGGACCTCCGTGAGGACGCTCAGCGCGGGCACGTAGGCGGTGAATGGCAGGCACCGCCCGTGGAAGGAGTGGCAGAACCAGACGGCGCCGTTGAAGTCGTAGGCGTCCAGCATGAGGCCCCGCACGCCGTTCTTGAGCTGCTCGCTCACCGAGTCCTCCTGGTTGGGCGGCGAGATGATGGCGGACCCCAGCGGCGACTTGGTGCCCACCACCGCGAACGAGTTGTGCGTCGTCAGCCACGAGTACCTGTTGAAGGGGAGACCCGTGCCCTGCATGCACGGTGCATGGATGATATGCATACACGACAATGCAAGAAACGATCGACGAGACGACAGGACAACAGTAACAACAACGTACGTGCGTCTTGGGGTCGATGGGCGTGGTCCGCGCGCACGCGGCGGGTCCCGTCCCCGGCGGTGGCACGCAGGTGGTGCAGCGCAGCCCCttgccgcagccgccgccgtccGAGGTGGACGACGCCTTGCACGAATCGCCCACCAGCGCGGCGCCGGACGCCGCGCCGAATAACGAGGCGGCAGTGGCAATGGCCGTTCCCAGCACAAGGAGGAAGCAACGCCGCCGCCGGACCGTGGCCACGGCCATCGTCTATCGCGCGCGCGCGTCCCGTGGGTCCGATCCGTGTTGCCAAGGGAAGGAAGCGTCCGGCACGTACGGCCGTGGACAAGTTAGTTAGGGCAGCCTGGCACGGCGTGTGTTCAACTGGAGGACGCCCGCGAACCGCGGGATCGGAGTGCCTGCCTCCTCTGTACATTACGTACCATGCTGCCCGCCAagaatagatagatagatagatttaCTTGAAATATTCTTATTCTGTGGAGTAGACACAGCCTTGCTGATGACTTGTCGTCAATGTGATTTTGCCTGATCTGATCCAGAGACCAGAGTGGAAGGCAGAGAGACAAACACAGTGGGTCGGAGCTAGCATTCACCCAGCCCTTTAATAAAATCATTACCTCCCGCTGTCCATCTCCCCGGCCGGCTGGCTGAGAATGAATGATTTAGTTATCCCTAGTCCCCTGTTCCAATTCCAACGAAAACGAACCCAACTAACCCAAGAGGAGGCCAAGATCAGACGATGTATAGTCATAGATTCAGaggatgatatatatatataagattgAATTATATGTATGTATTCAGTTCAGGGTAGCAAGGTCAGAGGGAGAAACGACAACAGCAAGCAAACATATATATTCTAGTGCCTTGGTGGGGTGTATGTTGGGTAGGGGCAGCGTACCTTGGTGGGGTGTATGTTGGGTAGGGGCAGCGTGCTGCTGTTCTGGCAATGCATGGCTCTGCTGCCTCTCTCCATCCGCCATTTCTGCATCTCTCGGATTATTATCTGATGATGAAGTGGACGGGTGGCATGCATGTGCAGCGCTGATGATCTGCTGAACAAAAAGAAGCTTAATTACAAGCAGCAGGCACCTCGATCCCCTGTCATTCTAATCCTCTACCGTACCGTCCTTTAACTCAGCAATCTCCTGCGGTACATATGCAGTTACCTGCCTATTACAGGTTGAGGTTGTAGTAGTAAGAAGCAAGCAGTTTGCATTGATTCTGTACTCTGTAGGCAACCTTATTAGGATAGGATAGTTCCAACAGTGTTGTAGTACAATCTAGCGCTACATTTGTTCGTATGAGCCTCGGATTGTCAGGGAAGGCCGTGCTTGGAGCGTAAGGACTTCAACCAAATTAGACTGGTTTTATGTGAAGATACTGTGACGTAAGAATTTTAACGAAATTAGACCGGTAGCCTATTCGGCTGGGCTTatatgatcgtatacgatcgtgaattataagctggaacaatatttttctcttacaccaaaccaatAAAATCAGCCAGcgataaataatccacgatcgtttacgacgaaacgaacagaccGTGGAACGTAGGAATTTTTCACATACGAAATAAAACTAATTTATGTGAAGTTactctgtaaaattttcaaaccgAGCAAAATAAGACAAAATAGCCCTCCCTAATTAGATCCAATCAGTGGGGAGCCTCTCATCTTTGATGCAATATCCTACTCGTACGTACGTATAATGCAAGCAGGTGTACGTATCTGTCATCACGCATCATCCTACTCGTACGTACGTATCATCTTCTTGTTCCTCCGTCTCCTCTCCTCTGCTCTGTACTGTTCCtttctgaatatatatatatatatatatatatatatatatatatatatatatatatatatatatatatatgtatgtatgtatgtatgtatgtatgtatgtatgtatgtatgtgtatGGACCATGTAAGCATGCGGCGTGGGGCGCGTCAACCAACCAGCCTGAAAAGCCACGATATGAGCACGAGTAGTAGGAATAGGATTCAAATTAGGTTGTTGTCTGCTTGCATTGGTGGCCACTGACTGGTCTTAAATTCTCACCGCAACTAACAAAGTTCTCAAATAACACCGTGTCATTGCACTATGAGTTGAGTGTAGCTCAGAATCTATTCATTCGAATTTAAGTCCTCGATTTAAATGTCGGTGCTCAtattttttagatttgaatggtGATGTTTTTTTTCGGTGATAATCGACGAAAGTGTGTATAAAGAAAATAACGCAGGCGTTGGAATTCCTTCCCCTTCAATTCTCCTCTCTGCTTCCTATCTCTGCACTCCACACCCACCACCATCTCCCCTCACCTTCTTCACTTTTAGTAATTTCCTGATCAACACCTCCGCCACTGACTAATGTCTGTACCCTTCATCAAATCTTCCCTTTCCAAATTTCTCCGCTACTTTTGAAGCGATTCTTTGTGCCATCGTCCGTTCTTCAATCTATATAGCTTGTTATCCTAGGTAGAATGCATCCCTTAGATTTTTATTCTGACCCCTATAATAGTCTTGCACAAAACCAATCCTCATTAAGTTCTGGCCTCcgtatgttttttttttataaaaaaaacaagcgAATGAGCAGCTACTTAGACATCGATTCCTCTTAAAAAGACAACAATCCTTGTCTGACGAAAATCTCCACAACCACAGCATCCAATCTCCGACATATGACAAGCCCACTTTAGAAGTTAGTACAGTGTATTGCTCTCCTGCAAGGTACTCTAAACGTGCCCAATAGATTGCTCCGAAAATAACTTACAAAAGAGTGTATTTTTTTAATGTCACATTATTTCTACGGAGTTAAAAAGACCAACAAAACTTCCGCATCAACTTCCAATAATTATCACCCAAATAAATTGTGTGCAAATGGTTGTTTGGAATTTGATGGTAGACACTTTTTtaggaaaaagaagaagaagaagaaaacagacATGATACGTCAAGCAGGAGCAGCAGTACTATTTTTTGTGTAGGGTGTACCTGTGGATGGGTATATCTGTGATTGCTGAACTTGATGTGGAGCAGTGAGCAAGAAAGGCAGCCTCACGTCCTCAGGTGAGCTGTGAATGAGCAATCTGTTCGACTGGCATTAAAATGGCACTGTAGCAGCTGAAAAAATACTGCGGCCAGAGCCGGCCAGCCGAAAgctgcagcctgttcgggaggccgtattatatcgtgaattatttactattggctgatttagtgtaagagaaaaacactgttcttgactgaaaatttacgatcg from Miscanthus floridulus cultivar M001 chromosome 11, ASM1932011v1, whole genome shotgun sequence includes these protein-coding regions:
- the LOC136494429 gene encoding PI-PLC X domain-containing protein At5g67130-like, with translation MAVATVRRRRCFLLVLGTAIATAASLFGAASGAALVGDSCKASSTSDGGGCGKGLRCTTCVPPPGTGPAACARTTPIDPKTHGTGLPFNRYSWLTTHNSFAVVGTKSPLGSAIISPPNQEDSVSEQLKNGVRGLMLDAYDFNGAVWFCHSFHGRCLPFTAYVPALSVLTEVRVFLEANPSEVVTVFLEDYAAPGSLSNAFNAAGLSKYWFPESLMPSPSKGGGGDWPLLKDMIADNHRLIVFTSKKGKQGTEGLAYEWDYVVETQYGSEGMSDGGCPKRSESRPMDSKAQSLVLLNFFTSNPSQSWACSNNSAPLISRLNACYQASANRWANYIAVDFYMRSNGGGAPLATDVANGRLQCGRDSIAYCKPSSAPAPASASSPSPAPAPDFAAAASPSSPGPAPGPANSYYSTTG